TCGTCCATCGGTTGGGCAGAAACCACCCAGTTTGGTTACGATAATCTCAACCAGGTTACGTCTGTCACCTATGCAGACGGCAGTACCGTATCCTTTTCATATGATGAGACCGGTAACCGCAGCGTCCATGGCGTTACACCGGCAACAGATACCGATGGCGACGGCTTAAGTGATTACCTGGAAAATCTTGCGGGAACAAGTGCTGAAAATGCTGATTCTGATGGAGATGGCCTGCCCGACGGTGAAGAGGATACAAACCGGAACGGCTGGAAAGACGCAGGAGAAACCACAGGTCTAAACCCGGATACGGATTCCGACGGCATGAACGACGGGTGGGAGGTTGAGTATGCCCTTGATCCCCTGTCAAATGATGCTGGCCTGGACCCGGATGAAGACGGATTCACCAACCTGGAAGAGTATACGGCAGATTCCGATCCCATGGATTCGACATCAACCCCATCATCTGTCGCCCCTGTTCCCGCCGTTTCTCCCCTTGGCCTGGTCATCGCCCTGCTGGTTCTGGCTGTACTGGGAGTAAAGATATCTGCAAGAACAAAAAAATCCTTTCTATTGATTCCCATTGTCCTGGCAATATTTTTTCATGGACCTGGATTGGTTGCAAATGCATTTGGGGGAACTGATTCCCTGCCCGGCTTCAGGCAGGAAAATGCCGATCCCATAAGTCCGGAGGAATCCCATAGAATTATTTCAGCCTCGGGAGCATCTGTCCGGGCATCTGCCCAGGAAATTATTGCCCTGGATACAGCCGCGACTACCACGGATACAATACAGGCGATGGCAAGGTCCCTGAAAAATGATGCCGACCTGATATACGAATATGTACACGACAAAATCACCTATAGCCCGGTCTGGGGGTCAATCAAGGGAGCGGAGGCCACACTGGCGGACGGTGTAGGCAACAGCTTTGACCAGTCCTCCTTAATGATCGCCTTGCTGCGGGCGGCAGGATACACGGCCAATTATAAATTCGGAACCCTGCGGCTCACCTGGGATGAAGTCAAGGACTGGCTTGGGATAAGCACGGTTGACGGCCTGAACATACTCTCCAACGGCGGTGTTCCCTTGAAAAAATATGTGTATTCAGGTGGAGATTTTGCCTTTGCCGATGTCGGCCATGTTTGGGTCGAAGTTCAAATTGACGGGACCGCCTATGTGTTTGACCCTTCCTACAAAACCCATACCGTAACAGCCCCGATCGATTTCTCCACGGCCATGGGCTACGACCGCACCGCCTTTCTGGCCAACGCCAAAAGTGGTGCGGTTGAAGGTACAAATTATATACAAAACGTTAATAAAACCAACATTGCAAACGATTTAAGCGCCTTTACAAACAGCTTGCACCAGGAAATTAAAACCACTTACCCGGGTGCCACCCTTGAAGAGATCACAGGCGGGCTGGTCATAATCCCAGCAGATGGCATTTTGCGACAGACTTCACTTCCCTACGATAATGACGAAACCATCAAAGAAACCTGGACCGACATTCCCAATTCCTACAGAACCAATTTTACCATCCAGCACCAGGGCATAGACATTCTTTTATATACGGATGAGACCTATGGCAAAAGGCTCAGCCTGTTTTATAATAACTCCGTCCAGCCGGTCCTCACCAGGGATGGAACAGTGCTTGCCACCGGAACGGCTGCCACGGCAAACACCAGTGTGGATATCACCATCATTGTAGACCACCCTTATGCCGCTTTAAGCGGTACCTACCAGGACCAGACCCGGACCTTCAGCATACTTGCCGGCGGAAGCTACAACATCGTCAACGGCTGGGCCGAAACCACCCGGGGAATGATCGAAAAGCACCGTAAATTACTCAACCAGTACAAAGCTGACGGGCAAACAGACGATTCAGAAGAAGTCCTGGGAGAAACCCTGGCCATGATGGGCTTTGCCTGGCTGGCCGAGGTCCAGATGTCTGATAAACTGATGGATGCCATGCTCAAGACGCACACGACCCATCACCATGTCCTTGGCGTCTGCGGCCAGAACCAGAGCCCATATATTGACCTTCCCATGGGGGCTGTCAGCACACTCAGCCTTGAAAGTGATACAGCTGCCGGGACAGCCTCGTTTTTTGCATCCTCAGGCCGGTCCAGTGCCATGGAATGGGGGGTAATCGAACAATTTCAGCCCAACTCCGCAGTCTGTACGGTCAAACTTTTGGATATAGCCAACCAAGAGGGCAGTAAAATATTTGAAGCCAACTCCTCTAACTGGAGTTCAATAGAAACCCAGCTTGAAGCCAACGGGTACAGCGCAAATGAGATTGCCAACGTTCAGGCTTATGTCAATGCAGGCTACAATGTTATTGTCCCCCATAACGGCAACCTGACCCAGGGCGACTGGCAGGGCATCGGATTCCTGGCCGTATCATCAGCCGGCAACTCTATCGGCCACATCATTTCCGGCGGGTTGAGCGGAGGGTTCGCAGATACGGTCTTTGATGCGGATTCCGGAGAAACCTCTTCAACCGCCGACCAGGGCACAAGCTCAGCTACCAATGATGTATCCGATGAACCCATAGACCTTGTGACCGGGGATTACCTTTACGACCATTCGGACCTCACCCTTGGCAATGGCGCCCAGCCCTTTGCCATGGCCTTTGCCCGGACCTACAACTCTGCCAGCCGTTTGACTGACTCAGGCCTGGGCCTTGGATGGACCCACAAATACGCGGTCAGTGCAACAGAAGACAACGATGGGTTCTTAGGCCTTGGAGAGCGCTCCGCCATTGACGCGGTGGCAGCCATGGTTGAAATTTACGTGACCATGGACCTGCTCACACAAAACCGTGATCTTGACACCCTGGTCATCGCCTCCATCGGCCACCGCTGGTTCATGGACCGGCTCATTAACAATGTGGTGTCGGTGAATATCCCCGGCAGCACCAAACGGTTTGTAAAACTGGCTGACGGCAGTTTTAATGCCCCGCCTGGTGACGGGTCTGTCCTGACCTTGGAAGCGGATGACTCTTACCTTGTCCGGACCAAGCACGGCGTTGAGCTTGATTTTAATGCCGACGGCAGGATGACGGCCTGGACAGACGCCAACGGCAACGTTCTGACCTTTGCCTATGATACCGGCGGAGCGCTTCAGACCATCTCCAACGGCATGGGAAAGGCCCTATCCCTTTCCTATTCCAATGACCGGATCAGCCAGGTCTCCGACGGAACGGGAAGAAGCGTATCTTACACCTATGATACTAACGGTAACCTCACCCAGGTGACTGATACGGAAGGCAACAACACGGTATTTGAATACGATGAGCCTGGCCGGTTGACCCGGATCTTTTATCCGGACAATCCTACAAGTCCATTTGTCACCAACACCTTTGACGCCAACGATAAGGTCATGACCCAGGCCGATGCCAACGGCCTGGCCTGGCAGTATTACATATCCGGATACCGGACCGAGGAGGTCAACCCCTTGGCCCAAGGCAACACGGCTTATTACGATAAAAACGGCAATGCCGTTCGCCGGACCGACCCGCTGGATAACGAAACCATCCTGGAATATGACGGCCAAAAGCGCGTGGTCAAAGAGACCAAGCCCGAAGGAAATTATACCGAATATGTGTATGATGACCTTCATAATCCGGTCACCGTTACCCAGTATCCCAAACCCGGGTCAACCCTTGGCGCCATTGTGAACCAGTTTACCTATGAC
Above is a window of uncultured Desulfobacter sp. DNA encoding:
- a CDS encoding RHS repeat-associated core domain-containing protein, translating into MSKIFYVTLISCLLFSISSIGWAETTQFGYDNLNQVTSVTYADGSTVSFSYDETGNRSVHGVTPATDTDGDGLSDYLENLAGTSAENADSDGDGLPDGEEDTNRNGWKDAGETTGLNPDTDSDGMNDGWEVEYALDPLSNDAGLDPDEDGFTNLEEYTADSDPMDSTSTPSSVAPVPAVSPLGLVIALLVLAVLGVKISARTKKSFLLIPIVLAIFFHGPGLVANAFGGTDSLPGFRQENADPISPEESHRIISASGASVRASAQEIIALDTAATTTDTIQAMARSLKNDADLIYEYVHDKITYSPVWGSIKGAEATLADGVGNSFDQSSLMIALLRAAGYTANYKFGTLRLTWDEVKDWLGISTVDGLNILSNGGVPLKKYVYSGGDFAFADVGHVWVEVQIDGTAYVFDPSYKTHTVTAPIDFSTAMGYDRTAFLANAKSGAVEGTNYIQNVNKTNIANDLSAFTNSLHQEIKTTYPGATLEEITGGLVIIPADGILRQTSLPYDNDETIKETWTDIPNSYRTNFTIQHQGIDILLYTDETYGKRLSLFYNNSVQPVLTRDGTVLATGTAATANTSVDITIIVDHPYAALSGTYQDQTRTFSILAGGSYNIVNGWAETTRGMIEKHRKLLNQYKADGQTDDSEEVLGETLAMMGFAWLAEVQMSDKLMDAMLKTHTTHHHVLGVCGQNQSPYIDLPMGAVSTLSLESDTAAGTASFFASSGRSSAMEWGVIEQFQPNSAVCTVKLLDIANQEGSKIFEANSSNWSSIETQLEANGYSANEIANVQAYVNAGYNVIVPHNGNLTQGDWQGIGFLAVSSAGNSIGHIISGGLSGGFADTVFDADSGETSSTADQGTSSATNDVSDEPIDLVTGDYLYDHSDLTLGNGAQPFAMAFARTYNSASRLTDSGLGLGWTHKYAVSATEDNDGFLGLGERSAIDAVAAMVEIYVTMDLLTQNRDLDTLVIASIGHRWFMDRLINNVVSVNIPGSTKRFVKLADGSFNAPPGDGSVLTLEADDSYLVRTKHGVELDFNADGRMTAWTDANGNVLTFAYDTGGALQTISNGMGKALSLSYSNDRISQVSDGTGRSVSYTYDTNGNLTQVTDTEGNNTVFEYDEPGRLTRIFYPDNPTSPFVTNTFDANDKVMTQADANGLAWQYYISGYRTEEVNPLAQGNTAYYDKNGNAVRRTDPLDNETILEYDGQKRVVKETKPEGNYTEYVYDDLHNPVTVTQYPKPGSTLGAIVNQFTYDATFSKVLTATDPLGRVTTFEYDSNGNLTRMEQPEVDGQIPVTLMTYNARGQVLTKTDPEGRITRYTYDGTTGDLLSVVTDDTGLALTTQFTYDNVGNIQSQTDPEGHTTTLAYNGLRLPEQETGPAPFSYVTTYDYDEQGRLTQTKRQTNDTSQPWQTQTVTYTPTGKKYIVTDPEGNQTTHAYDEADRLSQITNAESQTTTYVYDDAGRLYQVIDAKSQTARQITYTAGGLKETETDANGNTTLYTYDGFNRPDRTTYPDTSYESYAWDDAGNLTSRLTRAGQTISFTYDDLNRLASKILPGPETITYTYDLTGLQEGVTDSLGTISHTYDNALRLTGVTYPDGRAIGYQYDGNSNRTRLTYPDNAYVTYTYDVLNRITDIKQAGGTTLLAHYDYDALSRRTTLTYGNGTTTTYSYEIDNDLSSLALVHAAGTATYTFTTNNIGIRTQTDIDDYRFVYRQGGIVSTAYTPNNLNQYTAVGSLNPAYDGNGNLTSDGTNTYTYDAESRLVTAVTPNHTAAYTYDPMGRRIEKEVDGVTTRYLHDGNQVIVEYNSTGTELRRYIYGPGIDQPVCMITGSATYYYQFDGLGSVAALTDETGALQEIYAYDVFGQPNGTSYLGNPYLYTGRAYDPESGLYYYRARYYNSIIGRFLQPDPIGYSDGMNLYGYVSNNPTTLVDPAGLCSNSGGTFAMAATMAIPIAAADGPAPVGKVIAGGMLAGAAVYDMTQRTYVTYTLTNATGQIYAGRASGFGDPYSIMMSRFSSHHMRKMGYGNPQLDASGQGVVIYPAIRGREQQLIDYHGGVGSKSVGNAIRGVSKINPLGRIYHNASNGAFGPLAPFTGY